One genomic segment of Hordeum vulgare subsp. vulgare chromosome 2H, MorexV3_pseudomolecules_assembly, whole genome shotgun sequence includes these proteins:
- the LOC123428715 gene encoding uncharacterized protein LOC123428715: protein MADPRVHRAGGKIADDILRDVFQRLPSHQDLLRCAATCKRWRRVVTDRAFLQCIGLWPQTARHPSLLAGIFYQITCPAGKPRPKSDAPPEFLNLQLGGAHPTFSRSVHGAHLAFGSLVDDDDGLFDYAGPLASRRGLLLVNIMLPTMFNDGMYRRVHDKRLLAVCRPVVDKQRRLLPLLSFDLTGFSDWYLTGCALLTDEDHGVVDCFDQRRQQRSSSSFQVFLTYTGDHGIIYVYMYSSATDTWSTPTKFCQASNLIRCGNFAGVVTPNTVHWLYKDETSFYTLDVDAITTNVSLTKIPIHVEGCLQWGRVLFPCVIGEGKLSFVSMHKHGVLELWTKQEQDDDSEAGAGGWLRSHLMNLGSKEEINNVFYAERRGAMLIEQRGGSFFTIDLKSKEKASIDIKGEENGPFKSHCRFPMFRCSSTWCNGVYGGRWFEYMTPVLYEMDSVFDRGMFSTSDQRQDGDGLIQ, encoded by the coding sequence ATGGCCGATCCGCGCGTACACCGCGCCGGCGGTAAGATCGCGGACGACATCCTCCGCGACGTCTTCCAGCGCCTGCCGAGCCACCAGGACCTCCTCCGCTGCGCAGCCACGTGCAAGCGATGGCGCCGCGTCGTCACCGACCGTGCCTTCCTCCAATGCATCGGCCTCTGGCCGCAGACGGCGCGCCACCCGTCCCTCCTCGCTGGGATCTTCTACCAGATTACGTGCCCCGCCGGTAAGCCCCGTCCGAAAAGCGACGCGCCTCCGGAGTTCTTGAACCTTCAGCTTGGGGGAGCGCATCCTACCTTCAGCAGGTCCGTCCATGGTGCGCATCTCGCCTTTGGCTCAttggtcgacgacgacgacggcctcTTCGACTACGCAGGGCCACTCGCATCGCGCCGTGGTCTTCTCCTCGTGAACATCATGCTGCCTACCATGTTCAACGACGGCATGTACCGTAGAGTCCATGATAAGCGCCTGCTGGCGGTGTGCCGTCCTGTGGTCGACAAGCAGCGCCGTCTTCTTCCACTGCTTTCCTTCGACTTGACTGGATTCTCGGACTGGTACCTCACCGGCTGCGCGCTCCTCACCGACGAGGACCATGGTGTCGTTGACTGTTTCGATCAACGACGACAGCagcggtcgtcgtcgtcgtttcaaGTGTTCTTGACCTACACCGGCGACCATGGGATCATATATGTCTACATGTACTCCTCTGCCACCGATACTTGGAGCACGCCCACCAAGTTTTGCCAGGCTTCAAACCTCATCAGGTGTGGGAATTTCGCCGGCGTTGTCACCCCTAACACCGTGCACTGGTTGTACAAGGACGAGACAAGCTTCTACACGCTCGATGTAGACGCCATCACCACCAATGTCTCCCTGACCAAGATCCCGATCCACGTCGAAGGATGTCTGCAGTGGGGGCGGGTGTTGTTTCCGTGCGTCATCGGGGAAGGAAAGCTTTCGTTCGTGAGTATGCACAAACATGGTGTCCTAGAGCTTTGGACCAAGCAAGAACAAGATGACGACAGTGAGGCTGGTGCGGGAGGGTGGTTGCGCTCCCACCTGATGAATCTAGGAAGCAAGGAGGAAATAAACAATGTCTTCTACGCGGAGAGGAGAGGTGCCATGCTCATCGAGCAGCGTGGTGGTTCTTTTTTCACCATTGATCTCAAGAGCAAGGAGAAGGCGTCCATTGATATCAAGGGCGAGGAAAATGGGCCTTTCAAGAGCCATTGTAGGTTCCCAATGTTTCGTTGTAGTAGTACTTGGTGTAACGGAGTCTACGGCGGAAGATGGTTCGAGTACATGACGCCGGTATTGTACGAGATGGATTCGGTGTTTGACCGTGGCATGTTCTCCACATCTGATCAGAGGCAAGATGGAGACGGTTTAATTCAATAA